The following are encoded together in the Culex pipiens pallens isolate TS chromosome 1, TS_CPP_V2, whole genome shotgun sequence genome:
- the LOC120423724 gene encoding molybdopterin synthase catalytic subunit produces MSQGQCAEPGTVVHVNLLFFAKARELAGTSSQSSFPLSTGTGASLNGVQILAAICAHFPELRPIRDHVIIAVNEQYCEDLTASLAIRDGDEVALTFDKLDVGEINELVAHESCGAVALFVGTTRDNFDGKEVVLLQYEAYEAMALKSMNHICEELRGRWPDLVHIGIHHRLGTVPVKEASVVIAISSPHREAALEAVRWAIDELKKSVPVWKKEQYAEGQGCSEWKENKECTWSKAYKDNHIL; encoded by the exons ATGAGCCAAGGTCAGTGCGCGGAACCCGGAACCGTCGTCCACGTGAATCTGCTCTTCTTCGCCAAAGCGCGCGAACTCGCCGGAACGTCGTCACAGTCGAGCTTTCCACTGTCAACTGGAACGGGAGCATCGCTGAACGGCGTCCAGATTTTGGCCGCAATTTGTGCCCACTTTCCGGAGCTGCGCCCCATCCGGGACCATGTTATAATCGCCGTCAACGAGCAGTACTGCGAGGATTTGACGGCGTCGTTGGCGATTCGGGACGGGGACGAGGTTGCC TTGACCTTCGACAAGCTGGACGTGGGGGAGATCAACGAGTTGGTGGCGCACGAGAGTTGCGGCGCGGTGGCGCTGTTTGTGGGGACGACCCGGGACAACTTTGACGGGAAGGAGGTCGTCCTGCTGCAGTACGAGGCGTACGAGGCCATGGCGCTCAAGTCGATGAATCACATCTGCGAGGAGCTTCGCGGTCGCTGGCCGGATCTGGTTCACATCGGGATTCACCACCGGCTGGGGACGGTTCCGGTGAAGGAGGCTTCGGTCGTGATTGCCATCAGTTCGCCGCATCGGGAGGCGGCGCTGGAAGCGGTCCGCTGGGCGATTGACGAGCTCAAGAAGAGTGTCCCGGTGTGGAAGAAGGAACAGTACGCCGAGGGCCAGGGTTGTTCCGAGTGGAAGGAGAACAAGGAGTGCACCTGGTCGAAGGCCTACAAGGACAATCACATTCTTTGA
- the LOC120423722 gene encoding ribosome quality control complex subunit NEMF homolog has translation MTKTRFNTYDVVCSVTELQRLVGMRVNQIYDIDNKTYLIRLVRNEEKVVLLLESGNRFHTTAFEWPKNVAPSGFTMKMRKHLKNKRLESLRQLGVDRIVDFQFGSGEAAYHIILELYDRGNILLTDCELKILNILRPHVEGEELRFAVREKYPEDRAKKDRGPPPMEKVRETIAKANPGDTLRTALNPILEYGASVIDHALTKYGLFGCRIGGELNPVPPEVSKKVKKKQKAIAKEFAKVFNPEEDMTALMCAINDAETMLRQGMREPSKGFIIQKKELRPAKEGEPEEYYLTNLEYQPYLYNQYKDEPYQEFASFTAAVDEFYSTLEGQKIDLKSFAQEREALKKLSNVRTDHAKRLDDLTKAQLEDRKKAELITRNQNLVDSALLAVQSALASQMAWSDIQDLVKAAQANNDPIASCIRQLKLEINHISLLLKDPYAVLDEEEEEEEDEEREDDEQKLEPMVVDVDLALSAFANARKYYDQRRFAARKEQKTIESSSKALKNAEKKTLQTLKDVRTQTTISKARKVYWFEKFYWFISSENYLVIGGRDQQQNELLVKRYMRPADIYVHAEIQGASSVVIKNPSGAEIPPKTLLEAGTMAISYSVAWDAKVVTSAYWVRSEQVSKTAPTGEYLTTGSFMIRGKKNFLPPCHLVLGLSFMFKLEESSVERHKGERKVRTFDEESVVSVEEEKGQDQEIQLEEEGEESEHEEKAGEDLPEKVEDLTIKEEEDPESTSEDDDDDSGPKFPDTHIKVEHDTGKVSVQPDPTLQRLTSHPDPDSVVFLGDDKPFIITPAPPRKKQVQKSKQKAKNKEQAKEDAAVRAGRRLEAAQKQGPLKRGQKAKLRKIKEKYGDQDEEERKLMMDILKSAGNVPAKPAQNEEASVSDPAKKYPGKKPPPRQKAADLEEVPDDTPAAADVDMLDSLTGCPHEEDELLFAIPVVAPYQSLHSYKFKVKLTPGTGKRGKASKTALQIFLKDKQCSHREKDLLKAVKDETLARNIPGKVKLSAPQMQKVKK, from the exons ATGACGAAAACGCGCTTCAACACCTACGATGTGGTCTGTTCCGTGACGGAACTTCAAAG ACTCGTCGGCATGCGTGTCAACCAGATCTACGACATCGACAACAAGACGTACTTGATCCGGCTGGTCCGGAACGAGGAGAaggtggtgctgctgctggagtCCGGCAATCGGTTCCACACGACGGCGTTCGAGTGGCCTAAGAATGTGGCCCCGTCGGGCTTTACGATGAAGATGCGGAAGCATCTGAAGAACAAACGGCTGGAGAGTTTGCGCCAACTGGGGGTAGATCGGATCGTGGACTTTCAGTTCGGTTCCGGGGAAGCGGCTTACCATATAATTTTGGAGCTTTACGATCGGGGTAACATTTTGCTGACGGATTGCGAGCTGAAGATCTTGAACATTTTGCGGCCGCACGTCGAGGGGGAGGAGTTGCGGTTTGCGGTGCGGGAGAAGTATCCGGAGGATCGGGCGAAGAAGGATAGGGGGCCGCCGCCGATGGAGAAGGTGAGGGAGACGATTGCGAAGGCGAATCCGGGGGATACGCTGCGGACGGCGTTGAATCCGATTCTGGAGTACGGAGCGTCGGTGATTGACCACGCGCTTACGAAGTACGGGCTGTTTGGGTGTCGGATTGGTGGGGAGTTGAATCCCGTTCCTCCGGAGGTGTCCAAGAAGGTTAAAAAGAAGCAGAAGGCGATCGCGAAGGAATTTGCGAAGGTGTTCAATCCTGAGGAGGACATGACGGCGCTGATGTGCGCTATTAATGACGCGGAGACGATGCTGCGGCAGGGAATGCGGGAACCGTCGAAAGGGTTCATCATCCAGAAGAAGGAGCTTAGGCCGGCTAAAGAGGGCGAACCTGAAGAGTACTACCTGACGAATCTGGAATATCAACCGTACTTGTACAACCAGTACAAGGACGAACCGTACCAGGAGTTCGCGAGCTTCACCGCGGCCGTTGACGAGTTTTACTCCACACTGGAAGGTCAGAAGATCGACCTGAAGTCGTTCGCGCAGGAGCGGGAAGCGCTGAAGAAGCTGTCCAACGTGCGGACCGATCACGCGAAGCGACTGGACGACCTGACCAAGGCCCAGCTGGAGGACCGGAAGAAGGCGGAGCTGATCACGAGGAACCAGAACCTGGTGGACAGTGCGCTGTTGGCGGTGCAGAGTGCGCTCGCGTCGCAGATGGCCTGGTCGGACATTCAGGATCTGGTGAAGGCGGCGCAGGCCAACAACGATCCGATCGCGTCCTGCATCCGGCAGCTGAAGCTCGAGATCAACCACATTTCGCTGCTGCTGAAAGATCCGTACGCGGTTTTGGATGAGGAGGAAGAAGAGGAGGAGGATGAGGAACGCGAAGACGACGAGCAAAAGCTGGAACCGATGGTCGTGGACGTCGATTTGGCGCTGTCTGCCTTCGCGAATGCCCGTAAATACTACGACCAGCGCCGATTCGCCGCCCGCAAGGAGCAGAAAACGATCGAGTCTTCGTCGAAGGCGTTGAAGAACGCCGAGAAGAAGACGCTGCAAACGCTGAAGGACGTCCGGACGCAGACGACCATCTCGAAGGCGCGCAAGGTGTACTGGTTCGAGAAGTTTTACTGGTTCATCAGTTCGGAGAACTACCTGGTGATTGGCGGGCGCGACCAGCAGCAGAACGAGCTGCTCGTGAAGCGTTACATGCGCCCGGCGGACATTTACGTGCACGCGGAGATTCAGGGCGCGTCCAGCGTGGTCATCAAGAACCCGTCCGGGGCGGAGATCCCGCCCAAGACGCTGCTCGAGGCCGGCACGATGGCCATCTCGTACAGCGTGGCGTGGGACGCGAAGGTCGTCACGAGTGCGTACTGGGTGCGGAGTGAGCAGGTCAGCAAGACGGCGCCGACGGGCGAGTATCTGACCACGGGAAGCTTCATGATCCGCGGGAAGAAGAACTTTCTGCCGCCGTGCCATCTGGTGCTGGGTCTGAGCTTCATGTTCAAGCTGGAGGAAAGTTCGGTCGAGCGACACAAGGGCGAGCGGAAGGTGCGGACGTTCGACGAGGAGTCGGTTGTGAGCGTGGAGGAGGAGAAGGGGCAGGATCAGGAAATTCAGCTCGAAGAGGAAGGTGAAGAGTCGGAGCATGAAGAAAAAGCTGGCGAAGACCTACCGGAAAAGGTCGAAGACCTAACAATTAAAGAGGAAGAAGATCCGGAATCCACCTCGGAAGACGATGACGATGACTCCGGCCCCAAATTCCCCGACACGCACATCAAGGTCGAGCACGACACCGGCAAAGTGTCCGTCCAGCCGGACCCAACCCTCCAACGACTCACCTCCCACCCCGATCCCGACTCCGTCGTATTCCTCGGCGACGACAAACCCTTCATCATCACGCCGGCTCCCCCGCGCAAAAAGCAGGTCCAAAAGAGCAAGCAAAAGGCCAAGAACAAGGAACAGGCCAAGGAGGACGCGGCCGTGCGGGCCGGCCGCCGCCTCGAAGCCGCCCAAAAGCAGGGCCCCCTCAAGCGTGGCCAAAAGGCCAAACTGCGCAAAATCAAGGAAAAGTACGGCGACCAAGACGAGGAAGAGCGCAAGCTCATGATGGACATCCTCAAGTCCGCCGGCAACGTCCCAGCTAAACCAGCCCAAAACGAAGAAGCCTCCGTCAGCGACCCCGCTAAAAAATACCCCGGAAAGAAGCCTCCCCCGCGTCAAAAGGCGGCCGACCTCGAAGAGGTCCCCGACGACACCCCCGCTGCCGCGGACGTCGACATGCTCGACTCCCTGACCGGATGTCCCCACGAAGAGGACGAACTGCTGTTCGCGATCCCCGTGGTAGCCCCGTACCAGTCGCTGCACAGTTACAAGTTCAAGGTCAAGTTGACGCCCGGAACGGGAAAGCGCGGCAAGGCGAGCAAGACGGCGCTGCAGatcttcctgaaggataagcAGTGCTCGCACCGGGAGAAGGACCTGCTGAAGGCGGTCAAGGATGAGACGCTGGCGCGGAATATTCCGGGCAAGGTGAAGCTGTCGGCGCCGCAGATGCAGAAGGTGAAGAAGTGA